One genomic window of Campylobacter fetus subsp. fetus includes the following:
- the htpG gene encoding molecular chaperone HtpG, with translation MATHEFQTEVSDLLNLMIHSLYSNKEIFLRELISNASDALDKLNYLCLTDDNYKSLVYTPKIDIKLDKDAKTLIISDSGIGMDENDLINNLGTIARSGTKGFLSSMSGDSKKDSSLIGQFGVGFYSAFMVANKIEVISRKALDDKAYKWISDTKNYSIEPTTKDSQGTDIILYLNDDEFNDSFRIESIVKKYSNHIAYPIFMDKDEWIAPSGDEKEGHYESKNSQINKASALWRMSKSSLKVEDYNDFYKQLSHDNSDPLMHIHTKAEGKIEYTTLFYIPSTEPFDLFRVDYQSGVKLYVKRVFITDDAKELLPPYLRFVRGVMDVEDIPLNVSREILQENRILATVKDQSIKKILSELEKMLNNDREKYIKFYTLFGKVLKEGLYGFSTNKDEILNLCLFKSSNKDGLISLKEYKASMKEDQKSIYYISGQNEIMLRNSPLLESFKKQGIDVLICDEEIDTIVMPMVYEYDKTQVKAVNSSDIDDEIKNDKNIDESKHAELLVKIKEALKDDVKDVKLSSRLNDSAACLIFDKNDPDYAMQSIFKQMGEKAIKVKPILEINPNHELFTKLEKNEIMVNDVSNLLLNMAKISEGMPVDNPNEFAKKLTNIMVKAL, from the coding sequence ATGGCTACACATGAATTTCAAACAGAAGTCAGCGATCTTTTAAATTTAATGATTCACTCATTATACTCAAACAAAGAGATATTTTTACGAGAACTTATATCAAACGCAAGTGACGCGCTTGATAAGTTAAACTATCTTTGTCTTACCGATGATAATTATAAAAGTCTAGTTTATACACCAAAAATCGATATAAAACTAGACAAAGATGCTAAAACTTTGATCATTAGCGATAGCGGTATAGGTATGGATGAAAATGATCTGATAAATAACTTAGGAACTATCGCTAGAAGCGGAACAAAAGGATTTTTAAGCTCAATGAGCGGAGATTCAAAAAAAGATAGTTCTTTAATAGGACAATTCGGAGTTGGATTTTACTCGGCATTTATGGTAGCTAATAAAATAGAAGTCATAAGCCGTAAAGCACTAGATGATAAAGCCTATAAGTGGATAAGCGATACAAAAAATTATAGTATTGAGCCTACTACAAAAGATAGCCAAGGAACAGACATCATACTATATTTAAACGACGATGAATTCAATGATAGTTTCCGCATAGAAAGCATAGTTAAAAAATACTCAAATCATATCGCGTACCCTATTTTTATGGACAAAGACGAATGGATAGCGCCAAGCGGAGATGAGAAAGAAGGTCATTACGAGAGCAAAAATTCTCAAATTAACAAAGCTTCAGCTCTTTGGAGAATGTCTAAATCTAGTTTAAAAGTCGAAGATTATAACGATTTTTATAAACAGCTAAGTCACGATAACAGCGATCCGCTTATGCATATACATACAAAAGCCGAGGGAAAGATAGAGTACACAACCCTATTTTATATCCCAAGTACCGAACCGTTTGATCTATTTAGAGTTGATTATCAAAGCGGCGTAAAGCTCTACGTAAAAAGAGTTTTTATAACCGATGACGCAAAAGAACTGCTTCCTCCATATCTTAGATTTGTTAGAGGAGTGATGGACGTAGAAGATATTCCGCTAAACGTAAGTCGTGAAATTCTGCAAGAAAACCGCATTTTAGCAACGGTAAAAGATCAAAGCATTAAGAAGATATTGAGCGAACTTGAAAAAATGCTAAATAACGATAGAGAAAAATACATAAAATTTTACACATTATTTGGAAAAGTATTAAAAGAAGGACTCTACGGATTTAGTACAAATAAAGACGAAATTCTAAATTTATGCTTATTTAAATCAAGCAATAAAGACGGTTTAATATCTCTTAAAGAGTATAAAGCTTCTATGAAAGAAGATCAAAAATCCATATACTATATAAGCGGTCAAAATGAAATTATGCTTAGAAACTCGCCTTTACTAGAAAGCTTTAAAAAGCAAGGAATAGACGTTCTGATTTGTGATGAAGAGATAGATACTATAGTAATGCCGATGGTATACGAATATGATAAAACGCAGGTAAAAGCCGTAAATAGCTCCGATATAGATGATGAAATTAAAAATGATAAGAATATAGATGAGAGTAAACACGCCGAGCTTCTTGTAAAGATAAAAGAAGCTTTAAAAGATGATGTAAAAGACGTAAAACTCTCAAGCAGACTAAATGACTCAGCAGCGTGTCTTATATTTGATAAAAATGATCCGGATTACGCTATGCAAAGCATATTTAAACAGATGGGTGAAAAAGCCATAAAAGTAAAACCTATACTTGAGATAAATCCTAATCACGAGCTATTTACTAAACTTGAAAAAAACGAGATAATGGTAAATGATGTGTCAAATTTACTTTTAAATATGGCTAAAATAAGCGAAGGAATGCCAGTAGATAACCCAAATGAATTTGCTAAAAAGCTTACGAATATTATGGTAAAAGCGCTCTAA
- a CDS encoding class I SAM-dependent methyltransferase, translated as MSNANAWDDMSNSYPRYNDSAMKKDVNFVLNWCEEIGVRFEGKSIIDIGCGTGTVAIPLASKGAKVCGIDLSPGMLEVLENDAKTLGIDSLITTFISDWDSYEIKDKFDIVLTSLTPALHSDENVIKAFSAAKDIGIYVGWGDYKKSKFLDILIDSHKQTPQKPVRGCIKAAQFKDILDKNGILFKTTSFESSWENKLSMDQAINYSNAILKRCELIPDSKIIDEVLAKFQQNDKVIISTDAQKSIILYAISDSAKKKYFS; from the coding sequence ATGAGTAACGCAAACGCATGGGACGATATGTCAAATTCTTACCCTCGCTACAATGACTCAGCAATGAAAAAAGACGTAAATTTTGTACTTAACTGGTGTGAAGAAATAGGTGTAAGATTTGAAGGAAAAAGTATCATAGATATAGGTTGCGGAACAGGAACGGTAGCAATTCCTCTTGCAAGCAAAGGCGCTAAAGTATGCGGCATAGATCTGTCGCCCGGTATGCTTGAAGTGTTAGAAAACGACGCTAAAACACTAGGTATAGACTCTTTGATAACAACTTTTATAAGCGACTGGGATAGTTACGAAATAAAAGATAAATTTGATATAGTTTTGACCTCTTTAACTCCGGCTTTGCATAGTGATGAAAATGTTATAAAAGCATTTAGCGCAGCTAAAGATATAGGAATTTACGTAGGATGGGGAGATTATAAAAAAAGTAAATTTCTTGATATTTTGATAGATTCGCATAAGCAAACTCCGCAAAAACCAGTACGCGGCTGTATAAAAGCGGCTCAATTTAAAGATATTTTAGATAAAAACGGTATTTTGTTTAAAACTACATCTTTTGAAAGTTCATGGGAAAATAAGCTAAGTATGGATCAAGCTATAAATTATTCAAATGCGATACTAAAAAGATGTGAGCTAATTCCAGATAGCAAAATTATAGATGAAGTTTTAGCAAAGTTTCAGCAAAACGACAAAGTAATTATAAGCACAGACGCTCAAAAAAGCATAATTTTATATGCTATTTCGGACTCTGCTAAGAAAAAATATTTCAGCTAA
- a CDS encoding rhodanese-like domain-containing protein — translation MKKILLILTALSVYLFGEVTTVDFNEEILNDKDIQIVDVRTPSEWAQTGVFKGAILVTYKNSDGSINPNFVNEVKSKLNTDKKVAVICRSGNRSRPASVLLDEGGVKNVINIDGGMNKAVDKNIPTIKP, via the coding sequence ATGAAAAAGATTTTGCTGATTTTGACGGCTTTAAGCGTTTATCTGTTTGGAGAAGTTACTACTGTGGATTTTAACGAGGAGATTTTGAATGACAAAGATATTCAAATAGTAGATGTTAGAACTCCATCTGAATGGGCGCAAACCGGAGTATTTAAAGGAGCTATTTTGGTTACTTATAAAAATAGCGATGGAAGTATCAATCCAAATTTCGTTAATGAGGTAAAAAGTAAGCTAAACACAGATAAAAAAGTAGCAGTTATATGTAGAAGCGGAAATAGAAGCCGCCCGGCTTCGGTTTTGCTAGATGAGGGCGGCGTAAAAAATGTTATAAACATAGACGGCGGCATGAATAAAGCAGTAGATAAAAACATACCTACAATCAAACCTTAA
- a CDS encoding ATP-dependent helicase, with product MALSKLNREQYTAATAPTGYNLVIASAGTGKTSTIVARIAHLLNLGMKPERILLLTFTNKAASEMIDRLSNYFSAKTVGSIMAGTFHSVSNSLLKKLNKGVILKQPSELKTLLKSLVERREFHRIGEVKAYSGAYLYDVYSLFCNSCVNDESFAQWFSENYSDQTVYAEVYEDILREFEEQKSRFNYADFNDLLIKMRNELKKGAKVFYDEILVDEYQDTNSLQGSLIDSFNAKSLFCVGDFDQSIYAFNGANIDIIGSFTQRYKDAKVYSLNVNYRSSAKILSLANKVIAQNPRLYPKELTVSRIGNFKSPSLLIYDELFLQYENISEIILNSHYKKDDIAIIFRNNSSADGLEVALKEQGISCKRKGGVSFFESREIKALIDLIGIYINPKDIMAFIHVFEYARGVGNASAKEIFDTLLALGDRSIVKGLLNPDKSVKVFERSKKNHQLGLFDDFSEFMDSARFTSLGLSKEFMENPVLNYSNLNTNGAIFLYELYKLLMQIQGKTNSYEVVNSVINSGVYSIIVDFLATKRATLKNGNVDANLKDEAKDRIYAKSKVLLEMSKRHNYCDVFYNFLTLGRTEMSEGEGVSLLTVHASKGLEFSLVFVVDLAQNRFPNLKLMGMGGSLEEERRLFYVAVTRAKDELYLSYAKYDKIRKIDYKPSCFLEEAGMVKRFGI from the coding sequence ATGGCGCTTAGCAAACTAAACCGCGAACAATACACAGCCGCAACCGCTCCAACGGGGTATAATCTAGTAATAGCTAGCGCAGGCACCGGAAAAACTAGTACGATTGTGGCTCGCATAGCTCATCTTTTAAATTTAGGTATGAAACCAGAGCGGATACTGCTACTTACTTTTACAAATAAAGCCGCAAGTGAAATGATAGATAGATTATCAAATTATTTTAGTGCAAAAACGGTCGGTTCTATCATGGCAGGGACTTTTCATTCTGTTTCAAATTCGCTTTTAAAAAAGTTAAATAAAGGCGTTATCTTAAAACAACCAAGCGAGCTGAAAACTCTTTTAAAAAGCTTGGTAGAAAGACGCGAATTTCATAGGATAGGTGAAGTAAAAGCTTACAGCGGCGCATATCTTTATGATGTTTATTCTCTTTTTTGCAATTCATGTGTGAATGATGAAAGTTTTGCCCAGTGGTTTAGTGAAAATTATAGCGATCAAACTGTTTATGCTGAGGTTTATGAGGATATTTTAAGAGAATTTGAGGAGCAAAAATCACGTTTTAATTATGCGGATTTTAATGATTTGCTTATTAAAATGAGAAACGAGCTAAAAAAGGGCGCAAAGGTATTTTATGATGAAATTTTAGTAGATGAGTATCAAGATACAAACTCGCTTCAAGGCTCTCTTATAGATTCTTTTAATGCAAAAAGCTTATTTTGCGTGGGAGACTTTGATCAGAGTATTTATGCTTTTAATGGTGCAAATATTGATATAATAGGAAGTTTCACTCAGAGATATAAAGATGCGAAAGTTTATTCTTTAAATGTAAATTATAGAAGTAGCGCAAAGATATTATCTTTGGCAAATAAAGTAATAGCGCAAAATCCTAGACTATATCCAAAAGAGCTTACGGTTAGCAGAATCGGAAATTTCAAATCTCCAAGTTTGCTCATTTATGATGAGTTGTTTTTGCAGTATGAAAATATATCTGAGATTATTTTAAATTCTCATTATAAAAAAGACGATATCGCGATAATTTTTCGCAATAATTCGAGCGCGGACGGACTTGAAGTCGCTTTGAAAGAGCAAGGAATTAGTTGTAAAAGAAAAGGCGGCGTTAGCTTTTTTGAATCACGCGAGATAAAAGCACTTATAGATTTGATCGGAATTTATATAAATCCAAAAGATATTATGGCGTTTATCCATGTTTTTGAATATGCTAGGGGAGTCGGAAACGCCTCTGCAAAGGAGATATTTGATACTCTTTTGGCTTTGGGTGATAGGAGCATTGTAAAAGGTCTTTTAAATCCGGATAAATCAGTTAAGGTTTTTGAACGTTCAAAAAAGAATCATCAGCTAGGACTTTTTGATGATTTTAGTGAGTTTATGGATAGCGCTAGATTTACTAGTCTTGGTCTAAGTAAAGAATTTATGGAAAATCCGGTTTTGAATTACTCGAATTTAAATACCAACGGAGCGATTTTTTTATACGAACTTTATAAATTATTGATGCAGATACAAGGAAAAACAAATTCATACGAAGTGGTTAATTCGGTGATAAACTCAGGAGTGTATTCTATTATTGTTGATTTTTTAGCTACTAAAAGAGCTACTTTAAAAAACGGAAATGTCGATGCAAATTTAAAAGATGAAGCAAAGGATAGAATTTATGCAAAATCAAAAGTGCTTTTAGAGATGAGCAAACGTCATAATTACTGTGATGTATTTTACAATTTTTTAACTCTTGGAAGAACTGAAATGAGTGAAGGTGAGGGCGTAAGTTTATTAACAGTGCATGCTAGCAAAGGTCTTGAGTTTAGCTTGGTTTTTGTAGTAGATCTAGCTCAAAATCGTTTTCCAAATTTAAAACTTATGGGGATGGGCGGGAGTCTTGAAGAAGAAAGAAGACTTTTTTATGTTGCGGTTACTAGGGCCAAAGATGAGCTATATCTAAGCTATGCAAAGTACGACAAAATCAGAAAAATAGACTACAAGCCAAGCTGTTTTTTAGAAGAAGCCGGGATGGTGAAACGTTTTGGAATTTAA